A genomic segment from Pseudomonas mendocina encodes:
- a CDS encoding thymidylate synthase, with product MKQYLDLMRHVREHGTFKEDRTGTGTYSVFGYQMRFDLADGFPIVTTKKCHLRSIIHELLWFLQGDTNIKYLKDNGVSIWDEWADENGNLGPVYGYQWRSWPAPNGESIDQIAKLIEMIKKNPDSRRLIVSAWNPALVEQMALPPCHALFQFYVADGKLSCQLYQRSADIFLGVPFNIASYALLTLMVAQVCDLQPGEFIWTGGDCHLYANHIEQADLQLTRQPLPLPTMKLNPEVKDLLAFKFEDFELVGYEAHPHIKAPVAV from the coding sequence ATGAAACAGTACCTCGACCTGATGCGCCACGTGCGTGAGCACGGCACCTTCAAGGAAGACCGTACCGGCACCGGCACCTACAGCGTGTTTGGCTACCAGATGCGCTTCGACCTGGCTGATGGTTTCCCAATCGTCACCACCAAGAAGTGCCACCTGCGCTCTATCATCCACGAGTTGCTGTGGTTCCTGCAGGGTGACACCAACATCAAGTACCTCAAGGACAACGGTGTCAGCATCTGGGACGAGTGGGCCGACGAGAATGGCAACCTTGGCCCGGTCTACGGTTACCAGTGGCGCAGTTGGCCGGCGCCCAATGGTGAGTCCATCGACCAGATCGCCAAGTTGATCGAGATGATCAAGAAAAATCCGGACTCGCGTCGCCTGATCGTCTCAGCCTGGAATCCGGCGCTGGTCGAGCAAATGGCGCTGCCGCCGTGCCACGCGCTGTTCCAGTTCTACGTGGCTGACGGCAAGCTCAGTTGCCAGCTCTACCAGCGCTCGGCAGATATCTTCCTCGGCGTGCCCTTCAACATCGCCAGCTATGCGCTGCTGACGCTGATGGTGGCGCAGGTGTGCGATCTGCAGCCGGGTGAGTTCATCTGGACTGGCGGTGATTGCCACCTGTACGCCAACCATATCGAGCAGGCCGATCTGCAGCTGACCCGCCAGCCGCTGCCGCTGCCGACCATGAAGCTCAACCCCGAGGTGAAGGACCTGTTGGCCTTCAAATTCGAGGACTTCGAGCTGGTGGGCTACGAAGCGCACCCGCATATCAAGGCGCCGGTGGCGGTCTGA
- a CDS encoding DUF2868 domain-containing protein translates to MTDASSPTVFQRLWLSETIRLREEHAGPLEDTEANRLARAEHSELVERIQHRALLLARRDGQWQALQHWLQGARLAGLLLTLLALLSGIGLALAALGDGRQPVNVFWALGSLLGLNLLMLVGWLLGLLLTRDHPGALGRLWLWLSEKLARDASAAQLAPALLLMLQRQRLTRWGLGLLVNGLWTLTMLAALATLLLLLATRRYGFVWETTILGGDTFIALTQAIGALHALFGFSLPDVELIRASGDAAIASEAARQSWAGWLVGVVLIYGLLPRLLLALLCLWRWQSGKGALSLDLDLPGYSLLRQRLQPDSERLGVCDLAPAALHQPQGGAHSQPGSGALLLGLELDDRRPWPPAPLPKGVANAGVIDNREQRRQLLEQLTRFPPERLAIACDPRRSPDRGTLALLGELARSSSATRIWLLPPAPGEVLDSARLADWHQAITNLGLQHGDSAPLSWLETGHD, encoded by the coding sequence GTGACTGACGCCTCCTCCCCCACCGTATTCCAACGCCTCTGGCTCAGCGAGACGATTCGCCTACGCGAAGAACACGCCGGCCCGCTCGAGGACACCGAGGCCAATCGCCTGGCCCGAGCCGAGCACAGCGAGCTGGTTGAGCGTATCCAGCATCGTGCCCTGCTGTTGGCACGTCGTGATGGACAGTGGCAAGCGCTGCAGCACTGGCTGCAAGGCGCGCGTCTGGCTGGCCTGCTACTCACCCTGCTGGCATTACTCAGCGGCATCGGCCTGGCCCTGGCTGCCCTCGGGGACGGTCGCCAGCCGGTCAACGTGTTCTGGGCTTTGGGCAGCCTGCTCGGGCTCAATCTGCTGATGCTGGTGGGCTGGTTGCTCGGCCTGCTGCTGACCCGCGATCACCCCGGCGCACTCGGGCGCCTGTGGCTGTGGCTCAGCGAGAAGCTGGCGCGCGACGCTAGCGCCGCGCAACTGGCCCCGGCTCTGCTGCTGATGCTGCAACGCCAACGTCTGACTCGCTGGGGCCTGGGCCTGCTGGTCAACGGTCTGTGGACGCTGACCATGCTCGCAGCTCTGGCCACCCTGCTGCTGTTGCTCGCCACGCGCCGCTATGGCTTCGTCTGGGAAACGACCATCCTTGGTGGTGACACCTTCATCGCCCTGACCCAGGCCATCGGCGCCCTGCACGCCTTGTTCGGCTTCAGCCTGCCGGACGTCGAACTGATACGCGCCAGCGGCGACGCCGCCATCGCCAGCGAGGCGGCCAGGCAAAGCTGGGCCGGCTGGTTGGTCGGCGTAGTGCTGATCTACGGTCTGCTGCCACGCCTGCTGCTGGCACTGCTGTGCCTATGGCGCTGGCAGTCCGGCAAAGGCGCACTGAGCCTGGACCTCGACCTGCCCGGCTACAGCCTGCTGCGCCAGCGCCTGCAACCGGACAGCGAACGCCTCGGTGTCTGTGATCTGGCCCCAGCCGCCCTGCACCAGCCGCAAGGTGGTGCCCATTCCCAGCCGGGCAGCGGCGCCCTCCTGCTTGGCCTGGAGCTCGACGACCGGCGCCCCTGGCCGCCTGCTCCATTGCCAAAGGGCGTAGCCAATGCCGGTGTGATCGACAACCGCGAACAGCGCCGGCAATTGCTCGAGCAACTGACCCGCTTCCCCCCTGAGCGCCTGGCCATCGCTTGCGACCCGCGGCGCTCGCCAGATCGCGGCACTCTTGCACTGCTCGGCGAACTGGCGCGCTCGTCCTCCGCCACCCGCATCTGGCTGCTGCCACCCGCGCCCGGCGAGGTTCTAGACAGCGCACGCCTGGCGGACTGGCATCAGGCAATCACCAACCTCGGATTGCAGCATGGCGACAGTGCGCCGTTGAGCTGGCTGGAGACGGGCCATGACTGA
- a CDS encoding glycerophosphodiester phosphodiesterase translates to MLTQSLRGWLLCAGLLLPTLGMAASAEPDSVQTAIDWAQQQPVAHKSKPHGDAKPLVIAHRGASGYAPEHTLAAYALAILQGADYVEPDLVMTRDGQLVARHDNELGLTTDVSQRPQFANRKRTQMVDGVSLEGWFSEDFTLAELKTLRAIERIPQVRPANTRFDSQFEIPTLQEIIDLVKSLQLSQQRVIGLYPETKHPTHFQQIGLAMEKPLVKVLKRNGYDSAKAPVYIQSFEVENLKTLSRLTQVRLVQLLWTEGQPYDQQVLGTGLGYAQMITPKGLQAIARYASGIGPEKGMIIPRDAAGNLTTPTHLVHDAHAAKLKVHPYTFRAENAFLPTSLRSDGEPSERGDIEAELRAFLATGIDGLFIDQPDIAVRLRETH, encoded by the coding sequence ATGTTGACGCAATCACTTCGCGGCTGGCTGCTCTGCGCCGGCCTGCTGCTGCCCACCCTCGGCATGGCTGCATCAGCCGAGCCCGACAGCGTACAAACCGCCATCGACTGGGCACAGCAACAGCCCGTGGCGCACAAGAGCAAGCCCCATGGCGACGCCAAGCCGCTGGTGATCGCTCACCGCGGCGCCAGCGGCTACGCCCCCGAACACACGCTGGCCGCCTACGCCCTGGCCATCCTCCAGGGCGCGGATTACGTCGAACCGGACCTGGTAATGACCCGCGACGGCCAGCTGGTGGCACGCCATGACAACGAGCTGGGGCTGACCACCGACGTCTCGCAGCGGCCGCAATTCGCCAATCGCAAGCGCACCCAGATGGTGGATGGCGTCAGCCTGGAAGGCTGGTTCAGCGAGGACTTCACCCTGGCCGAACTCAAGACCCTGCGTGCCATCGAGCGCATCCCGCAGGTGCGTCCAGCCAATACGCGCTTCGATAGCCAGTTCGAAATTCCAACCCTGCAGGAAATCATCGACCTTGTGAAAAGCCTGCAACTCAGCCAGCAGCGGGTCATCGGCCTGTATCCGGAAACCAAGCACCCGACGCATTTCCAGCAGATAGGCCTGGCCATGGAGAAACCGTTGGTGAAGGTACTCAAGCGCAACGGATACGACAGTGCCAAGGCGCCGGTGTACATCCAGTCCTTCGAAGTGGAGAACCTCAAGACCCTGAGCCGCCTGACTCAGGTGCGTTTGGTGCAGCTACTCTGGACCGAGGGCCAGCCCTATGACCAACAGGTGCTCGGCACCGGCCTGGGCTACGCGCAGATGATCACGCCCAAGGGGCTGCAGGCCATTGCCCGCTACGCCAGCGGCATCGGCCCGGAAAAAGGCATGATCATCCCGCGTGACGCCGCCGGCAACCTGACCACGCCGACCCATCTGGTGCACGATGCCCATGCCGCCAAGCTCAAGGTGCACCCCTACACCTTCCGCGCCGAGAATGCCTTCCTGCCCACCAGCCTGCGCAGTGATGGCGAGCCGAGCGAGCGCGGCGACATCGAGGCCGAACTGCGCGCCTTCCTTGCCACTGGCATCGACGGTCTGTTCATCGACCAACCGGACATCGCGGTACGCCTGCGCGAGACGCACTGA
- a CDS encoding GTPase/DUF3482 domain-containing protein codes for MTDPLKLALVGHTNVGKTSLLRTLTRDVEFGEVSPRASTTRHVEGARLSVEGQALLELYDTPGLEDAIALFDYLERLDRPGERLDGPARLARFLEGSEARQRYEQEAKVLRQLMASDAGLYVIDVREPVLAKYRDELAVLTMCGRPLLPVLNFVASSQHREGEWREALARLGLHALVAFDSVAPPEDGERRLYESLALLLERSRPQLQRLIEDHEAQRRARRQAGNRLIAELLIDCAACRRSVAAQPVLEQGAISELRTAIRQREQRCVEALLRLYAFRSSDAKAADLPLLDGRWGDDLFNPETLKQLGIKVGGGMAAGAATGVGIDLLVGGLTMGAAAALGAVIGGSAQTLRNYGQRLKGKLKGQRELTVDDAVLRLLALRQQQLLAALNKRGHAAMDAISLGAPQETLWRQGRLPAPLNVARAHPEWSSLNPGARLEEAERAEQVERLRNDLSIQSES; via the coding sequence ATGACTGACCCACTGAAACTGGCCCTGGTCGGCCATACCAATGTCGGCAAGACCTCATTGCTGCGCACGCTGACTCGCGATGTGGAGTTCGGCGAGGTATCACCGCGTGCCAGCACCACCCGTCATGTCGAGGGCGCTCGCTTGTCGGTAGAGGGCCAGGCGCTGCTTGAGCTGTACGACACCCCTGGCCTGGAAGACGCCATCGCCCTGTTCGATTATCTGGAGCGCCTTGACCGTCCCGGCGAACGCCTGGATGGCCCGGCGCGGCTGGCGCGTTTTCTCGAAGGCAGCGAGGCACGCCAGCGCTATGAGCAGGAGGCCAAGGTGCTACGTCAGCTCATGGCGTCCGACGCGGGGCTCTATGTGATCGACGTACGCGAACCGGTGCTGGCCAAGTACCGTGACGAACTGGCGGTACTCACCATGTGTGGCCGCCCGCTGCTGCCGGTCCTCAATTTCGTTGCCAGCAGCCAGCACCGCGAAGGTGAGTGGCGCGAGGCCCTGGCCCGCCTCGGCCTGCATGCATTGGTGGCGTTCGACAGCGTGGCGCCGCCGGAGGACGGCGAACGACGCCTTTACGAGAGCCTGGCGCTGCTGCTGGAACGTTCGCGCCCGCAGTTGCAGCGCCTGATCGAGGATCACGAAGCGCAGCGCCGGGCTCGACGCCAGGCCGGCAACCGGCTGATCGCCGAACTGCTGATCGACTGCGCCGCCTGTCGCCGCAGCGTCGCCGCCCAGCCAGTGCTGGAACAGGGCGCGATCAGCGAGCTGCGCACGGCCATCCGCCAGCGCGAGCAGCGCTGCGTCGAAGCGCTGCTGCGCCTGTACGCCTTTCGCAGCAGCGATGCCAAAGCGGCCGACCTGCCGTTGCTCGACGGTCGCTGGGGCGATGATCTGTTCAATCCCGAAACTCTCAAGCAGCTCGGCATCAAGGTCGGCGGCGGCATGGCCGCGGGTGCGGCCACCGGCGTTGGCATCGACTTGCTGGTCGGCGGCCTGACCATGGGCGCGGCGGCTGCATTGGGCGCAGTGATCGGTGGCAGCGCACAGACCCTGCGCAACTATGGGCAACGGCTGAAAGGCAAATTGAAGGGCCAGCGCGAACTGACCGTCGACGACGCCGTGCTACGCCTGCTCGCCCTGCGCCAACAACAGTTGCTGGCGGCGCTGAACAAGCGCGGCCACGCCGCCATGGACGCCATCAGCCTCGGTGCCCCGCAGGAAACTCTGTGGCGCCAGGGCAGGCTGCCCGCACCACTGAACGTGGCGCGCGCGCATCCCGAATGGTCGTCACTGAATCCAGGCGCACGCCTGGAAGAGGCCGAGCGCGCCGAACAGGTAGAGCGCCTGCGCAACGACCTCTCCATACAATCGGAGAGCTAA
- a CDS encoding NRDE family protein, which translates to MCLIVFAWQPESPTVLRLASNRDEFHARPSAALGEWPDAPGVFAGRDLQAGGTWLGITTLGRFAALTNIRDLRQKAGPRSRGALTADYLQGQDSAPAYLDRIMRDAAEYPGFNLLVGDRHQLWHFNSQERRPRQLERGIYGMSNASLDTPWPKLLSAKDALRERIEAEDEALLALLADRSPPADHLLPDTGVGLATERLLSTTFIIGEAYGTRASTVLNLDRDGHWSITERSFGPNGAVLGEVALRR; encoded by the coding sequence ATGTGCCTGATCGTCTTCGCCTGGCAGCCGGAAAGCCCGACGGTGCTGCGCCTGGCATCCAATCGTGACGAGTTCCATGCGCGCCCCAGCGCAGCGCTGGGCGAGTGGCCGGACGCCCCTGGCGTATTCGCCGGCCGTGACCTGCAAGCCGGTGGCACCTGGCTTGGCATCACCACCCTGGGCCGCTTCGCCGCACTGACCAATATCCGCGACCTGAGACAGAAAGCCGGCCCGCGTTCACGCGGTGCACTGACGGCCGACTACCTGCAAGGCCAGGATTCGGCGCCTGCGTATCTCGACAGGATCATGCGCGATGCGGCCGAGTACCCCGGTTTCAACCTGCTGGTCGGTGATCGCCATCAGCTCTGGCATTTCAACTCTCAGGAAAGACGGCCCAGGCAACTGGAGCGCGGCATCTACGGGATGTCCAACGCCAGCCTCGACACCCCCTGGCCGAAGCTGCTGAGTGCCAAGGACGCCCTGAGAGAGCGTATCGAGGCAGAGGATGAAGCCCTGCTGGCGCTACTGGCTGACCGCAGCCCGCCCGCCGATCACCTGCTACCGGACACGGGCGTAGGGCTGGCGACGGAGCGCCTGCTCTCGACTACATTCATCATCGGCGAGGCCTATGGCACCCGCGCCAGCACCGTGTTGAATCTTGACCGGGATGGGCACTGGAGTATCACCGAGCGCAGCTTCGGGCCAAATGGCGCCGTGCTGGGTGAAGTCGCGTTACGCAGGTAG
- a CDS encoding dihydrofolate reductase has product MLATMKTTLPLSLIAALAYNRVIGRDNQLPWHLPADLKHFKAMTLGKPIIMGRKTWDSLGRPLPGRLNIVVSRQPGLALEGAEVFATLEAAIERADAWAREEDAEELMLIGGAQLYDLGLAQADRLYLTRVGLEPDGDAFFPEIDESAWRMTSSVEHPASAETPFYAFEVWERRGA; this is encoded by the coding sequence ATGCTCGCGACCATGAAAACGACACTGCCCCTCAGCCTCATCGCCGCGCTCGCGTACAACCGCGTGATCGGCCGTGACAATCAATTGCCCTGGCATCTGCCGGCGGACCTCAAGCACTTCAAGGCGATGACCCTGGGCAAGCCGATCATCATGGGGCGCAAGACCTGGGACTCGCTCGGTCGCCCGCTGCCGGGACGGCTCAATATCGTGGTCAGCCGCCAGCCTGGCCTGGCGCTGGAAGGTGCCGAGGTGTTCGCCACCCTGGAGGCGGCCATCGAGCGGGCCGATGCCTGGGCCCGTGAAGAGGATGCTGAGGAGCTGATGCTGATTGGCGGCGCGCAGCTCTACGACTTGGGGTTGGCCCAGGCTGATCGCCTGTACCTGACGCGTGTGGGGCTTGAGCCCGATGGTGACGCTTTCTTCCCGGAAATCGACGAGTCTGCCTGGCGCATGACGTCCAGCGTCGAGCATCCGGCTTCTGCCGAGACACCGTTCTACGCCTTCGAGGTGTGGGAGCGGCGCGGCGCATAA
- a CDS encoding YitT family protein: MTDQSSIDERPSAVAALFVRHPLWEDALALLFGTALVALGIAFYTHAGLLTGGTVGIAFLANYQAGWSFGLVFCLVNLPFYLLGIWRMGWGFTLRTGCAVLLVSLLAELTPHWVAFAHLSAIYAALFGGAAMGLGLLMLFRHRASLGGVNILALYMQERFGLRAGAVQMAIDASIVLAAIFVVSPDKVLLSVLGAVMLNLVLAINHRADRYVGVS; this comes from the coding sequence ATGACAGATCAATCGTCCATCGACGAGCGCCCGAGCGCCGTCGCCGCACTCTTCGTGCGCCACCCGCTGTGGGAGGATGCGCTGGCCTTGCTGTTCGGCACCGCCCTGGTGGCCCTGGGCATCGCCTTCTACACGCATGCCGGGTTGCTGACTGGCGGTACCGTTGGCATCGCGTTTCTGGCCAACTATCAGGCCGGCTGGTCGTTTGGCCTGGTGTTCTGCCTGGTCAATCTGCCTTTCTACCTGCTCGGTATCTGGCGCATGGGCTGGGGGTTCACCTTGCGTACCGGTTGCGCGGTGTTGCTGGTTTCACTGCTGGCCGAACTGACGCCACACTGGGTCGCCTTCGCCCACCTGAGTGCGATCTATGCCGCATTGTTCGGTGGCGCTGCGATGGGGCTGGGTTTGCTCATGCTGTTTCGTCACCGCGCCAGCCTGGGCGGGGTGAACATTCTCGCCCTGTACATGCAGGAACGCTTCGGTCTGCGCGCGGGCGCCGTACAGATGGCCATCGACGCGAGCATCGTGCTGGCGGCCATCTTCGTGGTGTCACCAGACAAGGTGCTGCTCTCGGTGCTGGGGGCGGTGATGCTCAATCTGGTGCTGGCGATCAATCATCGGGCGGACCGCTACGTCGGCGTCAGTTGA
- the lgt gene encoding prolipoprotein diacylglyceryl transferase codes for MLPYPQIDPVAIALGPLKIHWYGLMYLVGIGGAWLLASRRLERFDSTWNKDKLSDLVFWVAMGVILGGRLGYVLFYDLPAYIAEPAKILRVWEGGMSFHGGLIGVMLSTWWFGKRNGKSFFELMDFIAPLVPIGLGAGRIGNFINAELWGKATDVPWAMVFPTDPQQLARHPSQLYQFALEGVALFTILWFYSRKPRPTMAVSGMFAACYGVFRFIVEFVRVPDAQLGYLAWGWLTMGQVLCVPMILAGLGLIAYAYKRQPVQGAV; via the coding sequence ATGCTGCCTTATCCGCAGATCGACCCGGTGGCCATCGCCCTCGGTCCCCTGAAAATCCACTGGTACGGCCTGATGTACCTGGTCGGTATCGGTGGCGCCTGGCTGCTGGCTTCGCGCCGGCTGGAGCGTTTCGACTCGACCTGGAACAAGGACAAACTGTCCGACCTGGTGTTCTGGGTGGCCATGGGGGTGATTCTCGGTGGGCGACTGGGCTACGTGTTGTTCTACGATCTGCCGGCGTACATCGCCGAACCGGCGAAGATCCTGCGGGTCTGGGAAGGCGGTATGTCTTTCCATGGCGGACTGATCGGGGTGATGCTGTCGACCTGGTGGTTCGGCAAGCGCAACGGCAAGAGCTTCTTCGAGCTGATGGACTTCATCGCGCCGCTGGTACCGATCGGCCTGGGCGCCGGGCGGATCGGCAACTTCATCAACGCCGAACTCTGGGGCAAGGCCACTGACGTGCCCTGGGCGATGGTCTTCCCCACCGATCCACAGCAACTGGCGCGCCATCCATCGCAGCTTTACCAGTTCGCCCTGGAAGGCGTGGCGCTGTTCACCATCCTCTGGTTCTATTCGCGTAAGCCGCGCCCGACCATGGCCGTGTCCGGCATGTTCGCCGCCTGCTACGGCGTGTTCCGCTTCATCGTCGAATTCGTCCGTGTGCCCGACGCCCAGCTTGGCTACCTGGCCTGGGGCTGGCTGACCATGGGCCAGGTGCTGTGCGTACCGATGATCCTCGCTGGCCTGGGCCTGATCGCCTACGCCTACAAGCGCCAGCCCGTACAAGGAGCCGTGTGA
- a CDS encoding sulfite exporter TauE/SafE family protein: MELLLYLVLGSAAGVLAGLFGVGGGLIIVPVLVLSFTSQGMATEILTHLAVGTSLATIVFTSINSLLEHHRKGAVRWPLFRWLSLGILLGAALGALTAALIQGPMLQKIIGTFAIIVAAQMALDLKPKASRGVPGKPTLTVAGGVIGWASAIFGIGGGSLTVPFLVWRSVPIQQAVATSAACGLPIAIAGALSFMFTGWGNAHLPPWSVGFVYLPALLGIAVTSMFFARFGARLAHRLSPQLLKRLFALLLFSVGVSFFI; this comes from the coding sequence ATGGAACTGCTGCTCTACCTGGTGCTGGGTTCGGCTGCCGGTGTGCTGGCGGGTCTGTTCGGCGTGGGTGGCGGTCTGATCATCGTACCGGTGCTGGTGCTGAGTTTTACCTCACAGGGTATGGCGACGGAGATTCTCACCCACCTGGCAGTGGGCACGTCGCTGGCGACCATCGTCTTCACCTCGATCAACTCATTGCTCGAACACCATCGCAAGGGGGCGGTGCGCTGGCCGCTGTTTCGCTGGCTGAGCCTGGGCATTCTGCTCGGCGCGGCGCTGGGTGCGCTGACCGCAGCGCTGATCCAGGGGCCGATGCTGCAGAAGATCATCGGGACCTTCGCGATCATCGTGGCCGCGCAGATGGCGCTGGACCTGAAACCCAAAGCCAGCCGCGGTGTCCCAGGCAAGCCGACGCTGACGGTGGCCGGTGGTGTGATCGGCTGGGCCTCGGCAATCTTCGGCATCGGCGGTGGCTCGCTGACCGTGCCCTTTCTGGTCTGGCGCAGTGTGCCGATCCAGCAGGCGGTGGCGACCTCGGCAGCCTGTGGTTTGCCCATCGCCATCGCCGGTGCGCTGAGCTTCATGTTTACCGGCTGGGGGAATGCGCATCTGCCGCCTTGGAGCGTCGGTTTCGTGTACCTCCCGGCATTGCTGGGCATCGCAGTGACCAGCATGTTCTTTGCCCGTTTTGGTGCGCGCCTGGCTCATCGCCTGTCGCCACAGTTGCTCAAGCGCCTGTTCGCCCTGCTGCTGTTCAGCGTGGGCGTGAGTTTTTTCATTTAA
- the ptsP gene encoding phosphoenolpyruvate--protein phosphotransferase → MLNTLRKIVQEVNAAKDLKAALSIIVQRVKEAMGSQVCSVYLLDPETNRFVLMATDGLNKRSIGKVSMAPSEGLVGLVGSREEPLNLEDAASHPRYRYFAETGEERYASFLGAPIIHHRRVMGVLVVQQKERRQFDEGEEAFLVTMSAQLAGVIAHAEATGSIRGLGRQGKGVQEAKFVGVPGAPGAAVGTAVVVLPPADLNVVPDRSVDDIAAELELFDKALGWVREDMQELSEKLATQLRKEERALFDVYLMMLEDAALGNEVRKIIRTGQWAQGALRQVVLDHVKRFELMDDAYLRERASDVRDLGRRLLAYLQEERKTSLVYPDNTILVSEELSPAMLGEVPEGKLVGLISVTGSGNSHVAIFARAMGIPTVMGVVDLPYSKIDGIKLIVDGYHGEVFTNPSELLSKQYADVVEEERQLTEGLDALRALPCETLDGHRMPLWVNTGLLADVARAQQRGAEGVGLYRTEVPFMINERFPSEKEQLATYREQLQAFHPLPVTMRTLDIGGDKALSYFPIKEENPFLGWRGIRVTLDHPEIFLVQTRAMLKASEGLNNLRILLPMISGTQELEEALHLIHRAWGEVRDEGTDVPLPPIGLMIEIPAAVYQTRELARQVDFLSVGSNDLTQYLLAVDRNNPRVADLYDFLHPAVLQALQKVVHDAHLEGKPVSICGEMAGDPAAAVLLLAMGFDSLSMNATNLPKVKWLLRQVTQSKAKELLGQVMTMDNPHLIYSTLHLALRNLGLGRVINPASNIQA, encoded by the coding sequence ATGCTCAATACGCTGCGCAAGATCGTCCAGGAAGTGAACGCCGCCAAGGATCTCAAGGCGGCGCTGTCGATCATTGTGCAGCGTGTAAAAGAAGCGATGGGCAGCCAGGTTTGTTCAGTCTATCTGCTGGACCCGGAAACCAACCGCTTCGTGTTGATGGCCACCGACGGCCTCAACAAGCGCTCCATCGGCAAGGTCAGCATGGCGCCCAGCGAAGGTCTGGTCGGCCTGGTGGGTAGCCGCGAAGAGCCGTTGAACCTCGAAGACGCCGCCAGCCACCCGCGCTATCGCTACTTCGCCGAGACTGGCGAGGAGCGTTATGCCTCCTTCCTCGGTGCACCGATCATCCACCACCGCCGCGTGATGGGTGTGCTGGTCGTGCAGCAGAAGGAGCGGCGTCAGTTCGACGAGGGCGAAGAAGCCTTCCTGGTCACCATGAGCGCGCAGCTTGCAGGCGTCATCGCCCATGCCGAGGCAACCGGCTCGATTCGCGGTCTGGGGCGCCAGGGCAAAGGCGTACAGGAGGCCAAGTTCGTCGGCGTGCCGGGTGCGCCGGGGGCAGCGGTCGGAACCGCTGTCGTGGTGCTGCCCCCGGCCGATCTCAATGTAGTTCCAGACCGAAGCGTCGATGACATCGCCGCCGAGCTGGAACTGTTCGACAAGGCGCTGGGTTGGGTGCGCGAGGACATGCAGGAGCTTTCCGAAAAGCTCGCCACCCAACTGCGCAAGGAAGAGCGCGCGCTATTCGACGTCTACCTGATGATGCTCGAGGACGCCGCGCTGGGTAATGAGGTGCGCAAGATCATCCGCACCGGCCAGTGGGCGCAGGGCGCCTTGCGCCAGGTGGTGCTCGACCACGTCAAGCGCTTCGAGCTGATGGACGATGCCTACCTGCGCGAGCGCGCCAGCGATGTACGTGACCTGGGCCGCCGCCTGCTGGCCTACCTGCAGGAAGAGCGCAAGACCTCGCTGGTCTACCCCGACAACACCATTCTGGTCAGTGAGGAGCTTTCGCCGGCGATGCTCGGCGAAGTCCCGGAAGGCAAGCTGGTCGGCCTGATCTCGGTGACTGGCTCGGGTAACTCCCATGTGGCGATCTTCGCCCGCGCCATGGGTATTCCCACGGTTATGGGCGTGGTCGACCTGCCGTATTCGAAGATCGACGGCATCAAACTGATTGTCGACGGCTACCACGGCGAAGTCTTCACCAACCCCAGCGAGCTGCTGAGCAAGCAGTACGCCGATGTGGTCGAGGAGGAGCGCCAGCTCACCGAGGGCCTCGACGCCCTGCGTGCGTTACCCTGCGAAACGCTCGATGGCCATCGTATGCCTCTGTGGGTCAACACCGGCCTGCTCGCCGATGTGGCCCGTGCCCAGCAGCGCGGTGCCGAGGGTGTCGGCCTGTATCGCACCGAAGTGCCGTTCATGATCAACGAGCGCTTCCCCAGCGAGAAGGAGCAGCTTGCTACCTACCGCGAACAGTTGCAGGCCTTCCACCCGCTGCCGGTGACGATGCGCACTCTGGATATCGGCGGTGACAAGGCGCTGTCCTATTTCCCGATCAAGGAAGAGAACCCCTTCCTCGGCTGGCGCGGTATCCGCGTCACGCTCGACCATCCGGAAATCTTCCTGGTGCAGACCCGCGCCATGCTCAAGGCCAGCGAGGGGCTGAATAATCTGCGCATCCTGCTGCCGATGATTTCCGGCACTCAGGAGTTGGAAGAAGCGTTGCACCTGATCCACAGAGCCTGGGGCGAGGTGCGTGACGAAGGCACCGATGTGCCGCTGCCGCCCATCGGCCTGATGATTGAAATTCCCGCGGCGGTGTACCAGACCCGCGAGCTGGCGCGGCAGGTGGATTTCCTCTCGGTGGGTTCCAATGACCTGACCCAGTATCTGCTGGCGGTGGATCGCAACAACCCGCGCGTGGCCGATCTCTACGACTTCCTCCACCCGGCGGTGCTGCAGGCATTGCAGAAGGTGGTGCATGACGCCCATCTGGAAGGCAAGCCCGTGAGCATCTGCGGCGAGATGGCGGGTGATCCGGCGGCGGCTGTGTTGCTGCTGGCCATGGGCTTCGATTCGCTGTCGATGAACGCCACCAACCTGCCCAAGGTGAAATGGCTACTGCGGCAGGTCACCCAGAGCAAGGCCAAGGAACTGTTGGGCCAGGTGATGACCATGGATAACCCGCACCTGATCTACAGCACCCTGCACTTGGCACTGCGTAATCTCGGCCTGGGGCGGGTGATCAACCCGGCGTCCAATATCCAGGCTTGA